The Flavobacterium sp. HJ-32-4 genome contains a region encoding:
- a CDS encoding M43 family zinc metalloprotease: MKRLFLFAALAGMVSCRTVYETVQLPGADTVLDSDQIITIPVIVHVLCEDPTTVNAVNINAMVATLSSDFAGTNTSFPRAAGTNPAWVPDNSNIRFTLATVLPDGTPTNGIIVKQTRTRVFRYQQRKPFAESKLIEPYRYLNVYVCRTNTGAFTPSEAGNHGVVIDPDLANGTSHTLTHEAGHWLGLRHIFEGGRNGDDGIADTPTQKKNLGKALSYPYQQWGHDIMVTNFMGYNASRDFFSADQIRAMRQFALRYMPLTLTARPALETIDISEPIALNAMMSALDVSYVFPCSTVSGMNNRILDKARVARTSKFNQSPASGTNGFNWESAVVNELSRVIADRFEHELLHQAIRIFFRDVIEPGADDGERILNADSFFALFPKSTEYIRELYTSGDSYTGLDMVSLQLLIREDLANLPDMFRRSPELVFHQLNQYPMALDLFGIADDVYTSASRGAPLPDVINRIAARSYASAEMREITGVLAAVSNALRAPDGGESVWLDPAVYLNPAQVATDAFVCQFYQRLEGALAMYPTLTAYINAGPGTPAEKMYELLTLGRDLNDAYEYAAARNFKLLTFADQVAYVRKINGALNRLLSVFFHDSALRVHYHITDRILQMCDTYTHVTEALVQKNYPAAVLTIVRSFGPYLGESDMKNDLLLVAAQLASDNNGDQLRQILRSYIEPIGTSTQKRNDAFHLSINAYAGLQAGQEQVRGVEQANSGFAGVTAPIGIALSFWPHRTGSWTVFLEALDLGSLVNVRLKNDDAEYADLRFEHFLSPGAGVFYNLKHVPVSFGIRYQYLSNLRDITYTDGTVSVTETGRDVSRLSMSVLYDIPLFRLSRKKK; the protein is encoded by the coding sequence ATGAAACGACTCTTTTTATTCGCGGCGTTGGCGGGGATGGTTTCCTGTCGCACCGTCTACGAAACGGTGCAACTGCCCGGAGCCGACACCGTACTGGATAGTGACCAGATTATTACGATTCCGGTGATTGTGCATGTTCTTTGTGAAGACCCGACGACGGTTAATGCAGTCAACATTAACGCCATGGTAGCGACTTTGTCGAGTGATTTTGCCGGCACCAACACATCCTTTCCACGGGCCGCGGGTACCAATCCTGCTTGGGTTCCAGATAACAGTAATATCAGGTTTACGCTGGCCACGGTCTTGCCCGATGGTACTCCCACCAATGGAATCATCGTGAAGCAGACCCGTACGCGCGTATTTCGCTACCAGCAACGCAAACCTTTTGCCGAAAGTAAGCTGATCGAGCCGTATCGTTACCTGAATGTCTATGTATGCCGCACCAATACGGGTGCTTTCACGCCCAGTGAGGCGGGGAATCATGGGGTGGTAATTGATCCGGATTTAGCGAACGGCACCTCGCATACGCTGACCCATGAGGCGGGCCATTGGCTGGGACTTCGGCATATCTTTGAAGGTGGCCGAAACGGAGACGATGGGATTGCCGATACGCCGACACAGAAGAAAAATCTGGGGAAGGCGCTTTCCTATCCGTATCAGCAATGGGGACACGATATCATGGTCACGAATTTTATGGGATACAATGCAAGCCGGGATTTCTTTTCCGCGGATCAAATTAGAGCCATGCGGCAATTTGCCTTGCGCTATATGCCGCTCACCTTGACGGCCCGGCCGGCTCTTGAGACGATTGATATTTCAGAACCAATTGCGCTAAATGCCATGATGTCGGCCCTTGATGTGAGTTATGTTTTTCCGTGTAGCACTGTGTCGGGAATGAACAATCGGATACTGGATAAAGCGCGTGTGGCGCGAACCAGTAAGTTCAATCAAAGTCCTGCCAGCGGCACGAATGGGTTTAACTGGGAGAGTGCGGTCGTTAACGAGTTATCGCGGGTGATCGCCGATCGTTTTGAGCACGAATTATTACATCAGGCGATACGTATTTTTTTTCGGGATGTAATCGAACCAGGTGCGGATGACGGAGAGAGAATCCTGAATGCAGATTCTTTTTTTGCATTGTTTCCCAAATCCACCGAATACATCCGGGAATTGTATACATCAGGAGATTCGTACACGGGCCTGGATATGGTGTCGTTGCAGCTTTTGATTCGCGAGGATCTTGCGAATTTACCGGATATGTTTCGCCGTAGCCCGGAATTGGTTTTCCATCAACTGAACCAGTATCCGATGGCACTTGATTTATTTGGGATCGCCGATGACGTATATACGTCAGCGTCGCGCGGTGCGCCACTTCCCGATGTAATCAACCGGATCGCAGCACGTTCGTATGCTTCCGCGGAAATGCGCGAGATTACCGGTGTGTTGGCTGCTGTTTCGAATGCCTTGCGGGCACCAGACGGAGGTGAATCGGTATGGTTGGATCCCGCTGTCTACCTCAATCCCGCCCAGGTTGCGACGGATGCCTTTGTATGCCAGTTCTATCAAAGGCTTGAGGGTGCTTTGGCGATGTACCCTACGCTTACGGCCTATATCAACGCCGGCCCTGGTACGCCAGCCGAGAAAATGTATGAGTTGCTTACGCTGGGACGCGATTTGAATGACGCGTACGAGTATGCTGCAGCCCGCAATTTCAAACTACTTACTTTTGCCGACCAGGTGGCCTATGTCAGGAAGATCAACGGGGCCCTGAACCGATTACTTTCCGTATTTTTCCACGACTCGGCATTACGCGTCCACTATCACATTACTGACAGAATTCTACAGATGTGTGATACCTACACCCATGTGACGGAAGCCCTTGTGCAAAAAAACTATCCTGCGGCGGTTTTGACGATTGTCCGGAGCTTCGGCCCATATCTGGGCGAATCGGACATGAAGAACGATCTGCTGTTAGTGGCGGCGCAACTTGCTTCCGATAACAATGGTGACCAGTTACGGCAAATCTTACGGTCTTATATAGAACCAATCGGCACGTCGACACAAAAACGGAATGATGCATTCCATCTTTCCATCAATGCCTATGCAGGCTTGCAGGCGGGACAGGAACAGGTGCGTGGTGTTGAGCAGGCGAATTCAGGTTTTGCGGGAGTCACTGCCCCGATTGGCATCGCGCTCTCGTTTTGGCCACACAGGACGGGTTCCTGGACGGTGTTTCTTGAGGCCTTAGATCTTGGAAGCCTTGTGAATGTGCGGCTCAAGAATGATGATGCCGAATATGCCGATCTTCGATTCGAGCACTTTCTGTCGCCAGGGGCGGGCGTTTTCTATAACCTGAAACATGTTCCGGTCAGTTTTGGGATTCGCTATCAATACCTGAGCAACCTTCGGGATATTACGTATACGGATGGCACGGTGTCCGTTACGGAGACCGGCCGCGATGTGAGTCGGCTGAGCATGTCGGTCTTGTATGACATTCCGTTGTTTCGGCTTTCCCGAAAGAAGAAGTAG
- a CDS encoding nucleotide pyrophosphohydrolase, producing MDKYRKVIDTLHQFRDERDWAQFHDSKNLALAISIEAAELNELFLWKKGDEVEQVNPDKLKEELADVLAFSFLLAEKHGLDIFEIVLEKVKQNDQKYPVEKARGTARKYDEL from the coding sequence ATGGATAAATACAGAAAAGTCATTGATACTTTGCATCAGTTTCGTGATGAGCGCGACTGGGCTCAATTCCACGATTCCAAAAACCTCGCCCTGGCCATTTCCATTGAAGCTGCTGAACTCAATGAACTTTTCCTGTGGAAAAAAGGCGATGAAGTTGAGCAGGTCAACCCGGACAAGCTGAAAGAAGAACTGGCTGATGTGCTGGCGTTTTCGTTTTTACTGGCGGAAAAGCACGGACTGGATATCTTCGAAATTGTATTGGAGAAGGTAAAACAAAACGATCAAAAGTACCCCGTAGAAAAGGCGAGGGGAACGGCCAGGAAGTACGATGAACTATGA
- a CDS encoding DUF2075 domain-containing protein → MIVYQATKAKFTEDVIANRIDEEIYHYFRVTLFSETTAAEVRSWRNSMMYMCNVLNTPDIPDSAGVAIEYRISQTSKRIDFLLTGKDEVGSSQVILIELKQWEKAELTDKDGVVKTSFQGGKAETAHPSYQVWSYAALLNGFNEAIYTQNIVLNPCAYLHNYTSDGVIDHPFYQPYIEKAPLFLRQDAERLRDFIMKFVRYGDDKDIILQIEHGRIRPSKYLADSLSSMLKGNREFIMIDDQKVVFENAVVMAQRADSGRKQVLIVEGGPGTGKSVVAINLLVALTKKGFLAQYVTKNSAPRTVYETKLKGEVRKTVISNLFTGSGAFTNAIADEYDALIVDEAHRLNEKSGMFMNLGDNQVREIIHASKFSIFFIDENQKVALHDIGTIDEISKHAKQIGAEITKLALSSQFRCNGSDGYLAWLDNALQIRATANDTLEDLDYDFRIFDSPAEMRDLIFKKNKISNRARLVAGYCWPWLSKRDKKAYDIEFPEYDFHMKWNLADDGMNWIIQPDSVNEIGCIHTCQGLEVDYIGVIIGQDMVVRDGRIVTDAYARDVNDKTVRGFKKMRKEDVDGTDKLTDQIIKNTYRTLMTRGMKGCYVYCQDRELQAHLQRLVKNVR, encoded by the coding sequence ATGATTGTATATCAGGCTACTAAAGCAAAGTTTACCGAGGATGTTATTGCTAATCGAATTGATGAGGAAATTTACCATTATTTTCGCGTCACTTTGTTCAGTGAGACTACGGCAGCCGAGGTGAGGTCATGGCGGAATTCCATGATGTATATGTGCAACGTGTTAAACACTCCTGATATACCCGATAGCGCAGGCGTTGCCATCGAGTATCGAATATCCCAAACGTCAAAACGGATTGACTTTTTGTTGACGGGTAAGGACGAAGTGGGTTCAAGTCAGGTGATACTGATTGAACTAAAGCAGTGGGAAAAGGCCGAACTAACGGACAAAGACGGAGTAGTAAAGACGTCGTTTCAAGGAGGTAAAGCAGAGACCGCTCATCCGTCTTATCAAGTATGGTCGTATGCGGCGTTACTTAACGGATTCAATGAGGCTATATACACGCAAAACATTGTCTTAAATCCTTGTGCATACCTTCATAATTATACCTCCGATGGCGTAATCGATCATCCTTTTTACCAGCCGTATATAGAAAAGGCTCCCTTATTTTTAAGGCAGGACGCAGAACGTTTGCGTGATTTCATTATGAAATTTGTGCGTTATGGGGACGATAAAGATATCATCCTCCAAATAGAGCACGGCAGAATACGCCCCTCAAAATACCTTGCCGACAGTCTTTCGTCCATGCTGAAAGGAAACAGGGAGTTCATCATGATAGACGACCAGAAAGTTGTTTTCGAGAACGCCGTAGTCATGGCGCAACGGGCGGATAGTGGTCGTAAACAGGTTCTGATTGTTGAGGGAGGCCCGGGAACCGGAAAGTCTGTCGTAGCTATCAATCTTTTGGTGGCGCTTACTAAAAAAGGGTTTTTAGCGCAATATGTCACAAAAAATTCTGCCCCCCGAACGGTCTATGAAACCAAATTAAAAGGAGAAGTCCGTAAGACGGTTATTTCCAATTTGTTTACCGGTTCTGGAGCCTTCACAAATGCCATAGCCGATGAGTACGACGCATTAATTGTTGACGAAGCCCATCGACTCAATGAAAAGTCGGGCATGTTCATGAACCTTGGAGACAATCAGGTTAGGGAAATCATTCACGCGTCAAAGTTCAGTATTTTCTTCATTGATGAGAATCAAAAAGTGGCCCTTCACGATATTGGGACAATTGATGAAATCTCCAAGCACGCTAAACAAATAGGTGCTGAGATCACGAAATTGGCACTTTCGTCGCAGTTTCGTTGTAATGGCTCAGATGGGTACCTGGCCTGGCTTGACAACGCTCTACAGATTCGGGCGACGGCCAATGATACTCTTGAAGACCTTGATTACGATTTTCGGATTTTTGACAGTCCGGCCGAAATGCGCGATTTAATTTTTAAGAAGAATAAGATCAGCAACCGCGCGCGTTTAGTCGCAGGATACTGTTGGCCATGGCTCAGCAAGAGAGACAAGAAGGCATACGATATTGAGTTTCCTGAGTACGATTTTCATATGAAATGGAACCTTGCAGATGATGGTATGAACTGGATCATACAGCCAGACTCGGTGAATGAAATCGGATGTATCCACACGTGCCAAGGATTGGAGGTTGATTACATCGGAGTTATTATCGGGCAGGATATGGTTGTTCGTGACGGTCGGATTGTGACCGATGCATATGCCCGAGATGTCAATGATAAGACTGTTAGAGGGTTTAAAAAAATGAGGAAGGAGGATGTGGATGGTACCGACAAACTTACAGACCAGATCATCAAAAACACCTATCGTACGTTGATGACACGCGGAATGAAGGGTTGTTATGTATATTGTCAGGATCGAGAGTTGCAGGCACATTTGCAGCGTCTTGTTAAAAATGTAAGATGA